DNA sequence from the Nitrososphaerota archaeon genome:
GAGGGGAGTGTTCGGAAATCAGGTCAAAGGGTTAGGATAACTCTCCAGTTGATTGACGCGTCGACCGAGGAACACCTATGGGCGAACAGCTACGATCGAGACCTTACCGACATATTCGCGGTCCAGACAGACATCGCTCAGAGCGTCGCCGGTTCGCTCGAAGTGAAGCTTTTGGCGAAGGACCTAGAGGCCATAGGCCGTCCTGAAACGCAGAAGCTCGGGGCGTACAGCCATTATCTGAAAGGGCGCAGAGCGATGCCAAGCAGGACTGACGAGGGATTGAAGGAAGCAAGAGCCGAATTCGAGGCTGCCATCGCAGAGGACCCCTCCTATGCACGGGCATACTCAGGGTTGGCCGACTGCATGATGGTGATGGCGAGCTATCAGATCATTTCACAAGAGGAAGGGGGGAAGAAAGCGAGACCACTCGTCATCAAGGCCCTAGAGATTGACGACGGGCTGGCTGAAGCGCACGCTTCTCTCGCGCTTCTGCTCAGCACGTATGACCTTGATTGGGCAGGGGCGGAGCGCGAATTCAAGCGAGCTCTGGAGATCAACCCAAGCTATGTCCCTGCCCATCATTGGTACGCAAACCATCTTTCAGATCTAGGAAGGACGGATGAGATGCTCGCGGAGGCGCAGAGCGCACTTGAGCTCGACCCGCTCTCGGCTGGTGTTACTGTGTCAGCGGCGATTGCGTCTTACTACACACGGCACTATTCCCAGGCCCTGTCTCTGGCAAGGCGGGTCCTTGAACTCTCCCCGCAGAACAGAGGAGCGAAGTTCATGGTCCCCCTGATACTGTCCGAGATGGGGAGACGGGACGAGGCGATCGCTGAGGGATTGAAGTTCGCAGAAGAAACGGCGCGCCGTGCCGATTCGTTGGGGGCCCTAGGATGGGCCCTTGGAAGGGCTGGGAAGGTGGAGGAGGCTAGGGGAATCGTAGAGGAGATGGAGGAGCTGAAGCTCCAAGGCAAAGCTCTTGCAGGGGACATCTGGTTCGTGTATGTCCCCCTCGGAGACCTGGACAGGGCCTTCGAGTACCACGACCAGGCGATCGACGCGCGCGACCAAGACGTCGCCGTGATTCGGCTCGCGCCGGGCCTGGAAGCGATGCGGGCCGACCCCAGGTACGAAGCCCTGTTGAAGAGATTGCGCCTGGCCGGTTCGAGCGGCTAGGATTGACAAGACTCGGCCGGGGACTTTCCGCCAGCAGGTAGAATCGAGACAGATGCCTTAATTCAGGGAAACCGTTCCGTCGCAACAGACCTTCGACGTATTGGGATCAGATTCGTCAAGGAGGCGGGGGCTAGTGCAACTCAAGTGCATCTCATTCATGCAAGCATCACATTGGGCGGGCACGAGTGGTTCAGACGCCAGCCCCGATAAAGGTTAGACGGTGAACCCAATCCCAGACGCTTAACACCTTCCCTTGGTACTTTGGGAAGATGAATAGGTCGACCAGGAACCAAAGTGAGCCTCTAAGGAAGTTTTACGTGTAACCGACTACTTGATCCTCCCCGTCTTCACACTGGGCGACTTCCTGGGCCTGTCGGCAAGACAGTGGATGTGCCTTTCGTTCATACCGATTGGGTTTGCCGTTAGAATCGCCCGATTTTTCGAGGGCAAAGATTGACCGGATGAACTGGAACTCGTTCTCTGCAAGACCCTGCTGGCGGTGTAGCCCCAAGCATCAAACTTCGGCTTTATAGGAGCGGCTGCAGTGCAGACCGGCTTAGGGGACATAGCTAAAGCAGGCGCTCCACCGCATGCAAACCGTATGTTCTGCCCGAAGTGCGGCAAGGAGCTCGTCCCTGACGCAGCCTTCTGTCACAACTGCGGGGAAAGTGTCGGGGCGCCATCAAATATGGCAGGGCAGGGATGGAATTGGGAGCGACGGTGGAGGCCCGATAGGGGAACCACCGATGGATGGTGGGGAGCGGTCAGCGCCTTCGGGTTCCTCATAATCATCGGGCTGACGATAAGCCAGTACCCAAACGCGTTCACCCTCATGAACAGGTACTTCATCGGCTGGGGTACGGTCGGTTACCCATTCCTTCCCGGATACGCTCTTGGCCAAGTCGTCATCTACTTCTTCACCCTATGCGGCATCTGGGGCCTGGTGAGCGCGGGGCTGAGGTTCGCCTTCACCAATTCCATCTCGAGGCCGATGAGGAGCGTCGTCGGGGCTCTGTTCGCCTTCTACATCGCCAGCGTGTTCTCGCAGTACTACGCGGGAACAATCGCGGGGAGTGCACTCGTGCTGACCTTCTTCGTCGGGCTTGGGGTCGTGATAGTCGCCAACGCGTTAATCGCATATTATGTCCCGCGACGCCTACCAAAACAAGCGTTTGAGCACTAGTCCGGATGAAACCGATGGGGCCGATTCGAGCTCCTCTATCCTTCGGCAGATTGTCGACCCCTGGTATGCGTCCCTTGCCAACCCGGCAGGCGAGCAGGAGAAGGTCCTCAAGGAACTCGTGAGAGGGTACTCACAAACGGAGTACGGAAGAGACCACGGGGCGGATGCCGCCGATGGAATCGAAAAGTTTCAAACATCCTTCCCGATCTCGAACTACGCTAGCCTCTCACCGTACATCAGGAGGGTAAAGCTCGGAGATCACAAAGCTCTCCTCCCCGAGCCGGTGAGGAAGTGGGTGATGACGAGGGGCTCGACGGGCGCCTCGAAAGTCATTCCGACAACTGAAACTCACCTGTCTCTGGTCCTTTCTCTGGGGGCCAGGGCCGTCGTCAACTTTGCAGCTAGGGGGAACCCGCAAGTCCTCGAGACACCTGTTCTAAACCTGAACTTTCCATCCGAAGTGCACGAGTTCGAGACAACAGCGGGCAAGGAGGCCTACGGATACAGCTCAGGAACCTACGCCCGCCTTTACCCTGAGCTCCTCGGGGCCAGGCTACTCCCGAGGCAGGAGGAAATCGACTCCCTCGGGGGAGGGATCTCGAAGGGTGACTGGGCGAAGCGGTTCGAGCTGGTTTACCAGCGCGCGAAGGGGGAGGACGTGGGGAGCCTTATCGGGGTCACCCCCGTCATGCTCGCATTCGCAACTTTCGTCAGAAAGAAGCACGGAGTACGGCTCAGAGACCTATGGAAACCCCGGGCCCTCTTTTGCACCAGCGTAGCCAAGATTCACACGAAGTATGAGCCGACTCTGCACTACCACTACGGCCCGTCTCCCGTCATGGAGATGTACACAGCTACCGAGGGGGTCTTTGCCCAGCAGCTAGACGGAAGCCCATACGTCTCCCCTAACTACGATGGGTACCTATTCGAGGTTGTGACTGGAAGAGGCATCAAGATGCTCCACGACCTCCAACGAAACCAGTGGGGAAGGCTGGTGGTCTCCACACCGATGCTCCCCAGGTACGATATGGGCGACCTAATCGAGTCTCTAGGAAAGGGCTACTTCAGGGTGTTCGGGAGGAACCGCATTCTCACCAGAATCGAGCACCTGCTGTTCAATGTCGTGGCGTTGAGACGCTAGGGAGCTGGCACCCTTCGGCGGGAAGCCAGCGCGGCGAAAACAACAAACAATCCTAGCGCAACCAAGAACAGTGGCCAAAACCGCGTCGAGAGGTTAAGTTGGCTGTCAGCGATGGCGCTGAGGCCAATGAATGTGATGACGGCTCCTCCGATCAGCGAACCAAGCCCGCGGTGTCCTTGTGAATAGAGAACGGCCCCCCGAAGTATCAATATCAGTCCCAGCCCGGAAACGAAGTAGGCCCACCAGATGTTGCTCCCAAGGTAACCGTTCTGCTCAAGGAAGAATGTCACGCCGAGCCAGATCAGAATGGAACCGCCCACGGAGGCGCCAAGCATGCTACTCCCTGCCCCTTTCTCACCTTTCTCGTTCTTCTCGTGCTTCTCGTGTTTCTCGCCCTTTTCTCCATACATGGCCCTACGAGGCTGTTGAGGTCCCGTCGTCGGAGCTGCGCCCGAAATGACAGAAGCGCCGCACTTAGGACAGAATGTGGCACCGGCTGGCAGCCGAGTCCCGCACCTGTGGCAGTACGATGCGTCCTCAGGCATCGCTGGAATCCCTTTTGGATGATATAAAACGGTTTGAACAGATGGCTTCGCGGATTGAATGGTCGCGTCAGGTCGGCTGAGTCTGCGAATCCACGGCCTTGGGTCGTCTATCTTGTATTAGGGACGAAGGTTCGCTTTCTCGAAGAACTGAGCGTAACGGGGGTCCGCTACTTTGACAAGATGTCCCCGAATTTGCGACCGGATCTACTCTCAGATCTTACATTAGGCCCAGACAAAGGGGGCAGAAGTAAGTATTGTGCCGCATGTAGTTCATCTCGACTTGATGGATAGCACAACGCATCGGAATCGGTTGAGGGGCTTCAGGTCGCTGGATCAGTTGCATGGCTTGTTCTAGGTTCGAAGGTTGATTGAGAGTCCTGAAGTTATGAACCCTAGTTGTTTCCATGCCTTGCCATCTATTGAAGGGGTCTGGTCCATAATACCTTTAGGGAGTACTGCTCTAGCTTTCTAGTCCATCTTGAACTGACCTATCCAGCGTTGCCTGGAAGTCCATTTTCCCCCCCCACGAGAATGAGAACCCCCGGACGAAGGGCGTTTGCCATAACAAGAGGCTTAAGTTCCTCCAGATTACAAACGATCGGACAACTTGAGCAAGCGGTGGAGAAGAGCGTTGAGTATCCTGGCAATGCTCCTTCTGGTCCTGTCGGCTGTCGTGAGCATCCTGATCTATCTCTAACCTCCCCCCCACACGTCAACGCTGTCAGAAACCATCCTCCAAAGTCCAAATAGACTCACGCTCCGTAAACATCCAGAATGGTCAGTCCTACCGCTTCACTCGAAGAGGAGTTCCTAACCAAAGACCGAGTCCCTAACTGATGTAGGGCAGAAATCACATCTTCTTCGCTACTTCGTCAACGACAGTTCTGGCTATCTCGCTTTTCGAGCGTTCGCCCACAATTCTCCTACCTTTGCCGTGGAGGATCAGCACGCTGTTGGTATCCGCAGCGAAAACCTTCCCACCGCTGACGTCGTTCGCAACGACCATGTTTACGCCCGATTCCTTCATGAATCGCTTCGCCGCCTTCGCCAAGTCTCCCCTGGAAGGTGCCGTCTCAGCCTTGAACGCAACCAGGAAGAGTTCCGGCCATCCCTCCCTGACCTCGTCGATTATTTTCTGGCTAGGCCTGAGCTTGAGAACAAAGATCCCTTCCCTCGTGTGAATCTTGCTCTTGGCCTGTGATTCTGGCGTGAAATCTGCCGGCGCTGCGGCCATTATGAAGGCATCACATTGCCCCCCCTCCAGCTCGTTGATTACCGCGTCCCGCATCTCCGATGTCGTCACGACCTTCTTCGACTTGATGAACTCGGGAGGAGGGAGCCCCCCGCCAAAGATGTAAGACACGTCTGCCCCCCTCAGCCATACCTCCCTCGCAAGTGCGAGCCCCATCTTACCAGAACTGAGGTTGGTGATGACCCTGACCGGGTCGATAAACTCTGCCGTGGGACCTCCCGTAACTATGAACTTCCTACCACTCAGGTCCCGGGTCGCCAGCCTGCGTATCGAAGCATCCACAATTTCGCCCACAGTCGCCATCTTCGCCTTCCCTTCCTCGAACCGCGGCCCGACGAACACCACCCCTTGCTCCTTCAGACGCTCCAGGTTCGCTGTCACCGCGGGGTTCCTGTACATCGGTTCGTGCGCGGCAGGACAGACCACCAGAGGTATGCCCCCGCCCAGGGCCATTGACGCGATGGTCGTGACCGGAGTATCGTCTATGCCAAGGGCTATCTTAGATATCGTGTTCGCAGTGCATGGTGCTACAAGAACCAGGTCGGCCTTCCCCTTCCAATCGCCGGCGAGCCTGACATGTTCGGTCCCGCCAGTCAGTTTTCTCACGACCGGGTTTCCGGTCGCCCACTCTAGCGTCTCCGGCCTCACCAGCCTCTCAGCCGATTCCGACATGACCGCAGTCACCTCAGCGCCGTGGCGCATTAGCTCTCTTGCGAGCGAGGGGACCTCGATCGACGCGACGCTCCCGGTCACGCAGAGAACAATCTTCCTACCGGCCAATTCCTTCCCGCGCGACGATCTTATGTCCTTGAGGGGATCACGCCCCTGTCTCTTTTCCATGCTCGCGATTCGTCCCAATGGCCGAGTATTAGCCTTGCTGAGGGGTCTCTCAGAAATGCAGAATAGGCACGCTCCGGGCCTACCAGCAGCTTGCGAGGGCTAAGGGTCGCGGCAGTCCAGCTCGGACTGTACAGGGGCCGACCAGACAAGACCGTGGCAGAGGCTGAGCGCCTAGTGCGACAGGCATCGAGGAGGGGTGGCAGACTAATCTGCCTGCCGGAACACTGGCTGCTTTCAAGGGTCCTCAAAGAGGACGACGGAGTCATGCGCCGGTTCTCAGCACTGGCCAGGGAGCTCGATGCTTTCATCAACATGGGTGCCAACTTCGAGCAGAGGG
Encoded proteins:
- a CDS encoding zinc ribbon domain-containing protein, with translation MFCPKCGKELVPDAAFCHNCGESVGAPSNMAGQGWNWERRWRPDRGTTDGWWGAVSAFGFLIIIGLTISQYPNAFTLMNRYFIGWGTVGYPFLPGYALGQVVIYFFTLCGIWGLVSAGLRFAFTNSISRPMRSVVGALFAFYIASVFSQYYAGTIAGSALVLTFFVGLGVVIVANALIAYYVPRRLPKQAFEH
- a CDS encoding GH3 auxin-responsive promoter family protein; amino-acid sequence: MSTSPDETDGADSSSSILRQIVDPWYASLANPAGEQEKVLKELVRGYSQTEYGRDHGADAADGIEKFQTSFPISNYASLSPYIRRVKLGDHKALLPEPVRKWVMTRGSTGASKVIPTTETHLSLVLSLGARAVVNFAARGNPQVLETPVLNLNFPSEVHEFETTAGKEAYGYSSGTYARLYPELLGARLLPRQEEIDSLGGGISKGDWAKRFELVYQRAKGEDVGSLIGVTPVMLAFATFVRKKHGVRLRDLWKPRALFCTSVAKIHTKYEPTLHYHYGPSPVMEMYTATEGVFAQQLDGSPYVSPNYDGYLFEVVTGRGIKMLHDLQRNQWGRLVVSTPMLPRYDMGDLIESLGKGYFRVFGRNRILTRIEHLLFNVVALRR
- a CDS encoding zinc-ribbon domain-containing protein; translation: MPEDASYCHRCGTRLPAGATFCPKCGASVISGAAPTTGPQQPRRAMYGEKGEKHEKHEKNEKGEKGAGSSMLGASVGGSILIWLGVTFFLEQNGYLGSNIWWAYFVSGLGLILILRGAVLYSQGHRGLGSLIGGAVITFIGLSAIADSQLNLSTRFWPLFLVALGLFVVFAALASRRRVPAP
- the coaBC gene encoding bifunctional phosphopantothenoylcysteine decarboxylase/phosphopantothenate--cysteine ligase CoaBC — protein: MEKRQGRDPLKDIRSSRGKELAGRKIVLCVTGSVASIEVPSLARELMRHGAEVTAVMSESAERLVRPETLEWATGNPVVRKLTGGTEHVRLAGDWKGKADLVLVAPCTANTISKIALGIDDTPVTTIASMALGGGIPLVVCPAAHEPMYRNPAVTANLERLKEQGVVFVGPRFEEGKAKMATVGEIVDASIRRLATRDLSGRKFIVTGGPTAEFIDPVRVITNLSSGKMGLALAREVWLRGADVSYIFGGGLPPPEFIKSKKVVTTSEMRDAVINELEGGQCDAFIMAAAPADFTPESQAKSKIHTREGIFVLKLRPSQKIIDEVREGWPELFLVAFKAETAPSRGDLAKAAKRFMKESGVNMVVANDVSGGKVFAADTNSVLILHGKGRRIVGERSKSEIARTVVDEVAKKM